In the Leifsonia sp. 466MF genome, one interval contains:
- a CDS encoding LysR family transcriptional regulator substrate-binding protein, with the protein MSSRFAIAFPLGVTVGKWTRAFEQRHPDVELVVRPSDDPLGVLAAGEADMVFARDAESDDDRHLIPLYAEEVVVVVHHEHLLTLEEHLHLADLDGEPRVTGEPSEAFMRSVAAGDGIALLPASVAKALRRKDVVALPLEDGPQSRIGLTWPREGQHPMVDDFIGIVRGRTAHSSRNPEVAAREAADGRKASGRAPGGRPSSAKRTPPSRKRPRRR; encoded by the coding sequence GTGTCCTCCCGCTTCGCGATCGCCTTCCCGCTCGGTGTCACCGTCGGCAAGTGGACGCGCGCGTTCGAGCAGCGCCACCCCGATGTGGAGCTGGTGGTGCGGCCGAGCGACGATCCGCTCGGCGTGCTCGCGGCCGGAGAAGCGGACATGGTGTTCGCCCGCGACGCCGAGTCGGACGACGACCGCCACCTCATCCCCCTGTACGCGGAGGAGGTGGTCGTCGTCGTGCACCACGAGCACCTGCTCACCCTCGAGGAGCACCTTCACCTCGCCGACCTCGACGGCGAGCCCCGGGTGACCGGCGAGCCGTCGGAGGCGTTCATGCGCAGTGTCGCCGCCGGCGACGGCATCGCGCTGCTCCCCGCATCGGTCGCGAAGGCCCTCCGCCGGAAGGACGTGGTGGCCCTCCCCCTCGAAGACGGCCCGCAGAGCCGCATCGGCCTGACCTGGCCGCGCGAGGGGCAGCATCCAATGGTCGACGACTTCATCGGCATCGTGCGGGGGCGCACGGCGCACAGCTCGCGCAACCCGGAGGTCGCCGCGCGCGAGGCGGCGGACGGCCGCAAGGCGAGCGGCCGCGCGCCCGGCGGCCGCCCCTCCTCCGCCAAGCGCACGCCGCCCTCCCGCAAGCGCCCCCGCCGCCGCTGA
- a CDS encoding alpha-hydroxy-acid oxidizing protein, translating to MSSSAGRDAQSEIYRDGVAGRRPRIPVGYAQLERAAQRRLSRAAFAYIAGSAGLERTADANTEAFRRRRIVPRVLRDVSARDLSVELFGVRRATPLLLAPIGVLELARRGGDAAAARAAAALGVPAVLSNQASQPMEEVVGAMADVAPAASRWFQLYWSSSRDLVASLVERAERSGCEAIVVTLDTHVLGWRPRDLALGYLPFSRGLGIAQYTSDPVFQQLVRERAAVASGPRPTPTPAAVAAFASILRHHPGPLREKLRSGEPLAAVETFLDVFADPSLTWDDLAFLRERTRLPIVLKGVLHPDDARRALDAGVDAIQVSNHGGRQIDGEVAALDALPAVVAAVDGRVPVIFDSGIRGGADAVIALALGARAVATGRPYAYALAVAGEAGVRELLRNTIAELDITLGLAGVRSVAELDAGILSPYAAAVAH from the coding sequence ATGAGCTCCAGCGCCGGGCGCGACGCCCAGTCCGAGATCTACCGCGACGGTGTCGCCGGCCGTCGCCCGCGCATCCCCGTGGGATACGCCCAGCTCGAGCGGGCGGCGCAGCGACGGCTGAGTCGCGCGGCGTTCGCGTACATCGCCGGCTCCGCCGGCCTGGAGCGCACGGCGGACGCCAACACGGAGGCGTTCCGGCGGCGGCGCATCGTCCCGCGCGTCCTGCGCGACGTGTCGGCGCGCGACCTCTCCGTCGAACTGTTCGGCGTCCGGCGGGCGACCCCGCTGCTGCTCGCCCCGATCGGCGTGCTGGAGCTCGCCCGGCGCGGAGGGGATGCGGCCGCGGCCCGCGCCGCCGCCGCCCTCGGCGTGCCGGCCGTGCTCTCGAACCAGGCGTCGCAGCCGATGGAGGAGGTCGTCGGCGCCATGGCGGACGTGGCGCCCGCCGCATCCCGCTGGTTCCAGCTGTACTGGAGTTCGTCGCGCGACCTGGTGGCTAGCCTCGTCGAGCGGGCGGAGCGCTCGGGATGCGAAGCGATCGTGGTCACGCTGGACACTCATGTGCTGGGCTGGCGGCCGCGCGACCTCGCCCTCGGCTACCTTCCGTTCAGCCGGGGTCTGGGGATCGCGCAGTACACCTCCGATCCGGTGTTCCAGCAGCTGGTGCGCGAGCGGGCGGCCGTCGCGTCCGGGCCGCGCCCGACGCCGACCCCGGCTGCGGTCGCGGCCTTCGCCAGCATCCTGCGCCACCATCCCGGGCCGCTGCGCGAGAAGCTGCGGTCGGGAGAGCCGCTCGCCGCGGTCGAGACGTTCCTCGACGTGTTCGCCGACCCGTCGCTGACCTGGGACGACCTGGCGTTCCTCCGCGAGCGCACCCGGCTGCCGATCGTGCTGAAGGGCGTGCTGCATCCCGACGACGCGCGCCGTGCCCTCGACGCCGGGGTGGATGCCATCCAGGTCTCGAACCACGGCGGCCGCCAGATCGACGGCGAAGTGGCGGCGCTCGACGCTCTTCCCGCTGTCGTGGCGGCGGTCGACGGACGGGTGCCGGTGATCTTCGACAGCGGCATCCGCGGCGGTGCGGATGCGGTGATCGCCCTCGCGCTCGGCGCCCGGGCCGTCGCGACCGGCCGGCCGTACGCCTACGCCCTCGCCGTCGCGGGCGAGGCGGGCGTGCGGGAGCTGCTGCGCAACACGATCGCCGAGCTCGACATCACCCTCGGTCTCGCGGGCGTCCGCAGCGTCGCCGAGCTGGATGCGGGCATCCTGTCTCCTTACGCTGCGGCGGTCGCTCACTAG
- a CDS encoding acetyltransferase, protein MSESTAAPVSIRASVGVAEYPALVAIWRRAVDATHDFLSATDRDGIEARLASDYFPAVTLSVADRDGRPVGFSGVLDGTLEMLFVDAAERGGGIGTALLDHAIRDHGVVRVDVNEQNASAAGFYRSRGFAVVGRSATDEAGRPYPLLHLELAPANRPR, encoded by the coding sequence ATGTCCGAATCCACCGCGGCGCCTGTAAGCATCCGGGCCTCCGTCGGGGTAGCCGAGTACCCGGCTCTCGTGGCGATCTGGCGACGAGCCGTGGATGCGACGCACGACTTCCTCTCGGCGACCGACCGCGACGGGATCGAGGCACGGCTGGCATCCGACTACTTCCCCGCCGTCACGCTGTCGGTCGCCGACCGGGACGGCCGTCCCGTCGGCTTCTCTGGTGTGCTCGACGGCACCCTGGAGATGCTCTTCGTGGATGCGGCCGAGCGCGGCGGCGGGATCGGCACGGCGCTTCTCGATCACGCGATCCGCGACCACGGCGTCGTCCGCGTCGACGTCAACGAGCAGAACGCGTCAGCCGCCGGTTTCTACCGCTCCCGCGGCTTCGCGGTCGTCGGTCGGAGCGCGACCGACGAGGCCGGTCGTCCGTATCCGCTGCTCCACCTCGAGCTCGCACCGGCGAACCGGCCCCGCTAG
- a CDS encoding NADP-dependent oxidoreductase, with the protein MPRFVQFDEFGSRDYLHVVERERPWPGPGQVLVRVMAAGLNPMDVKAYRDERAAAHMGVTLPSGIGQDFAGFVEEIGDGVTRFELGQAVLGTAPFSSIADFVVVPEDGQVIAKPDPLTFEAAGSLGVVGRTAFATVRALGIRERDTVLVSAAAGGVGVLAAQLVVRAGATVIGTASEENHEFLESLGVIPVTYGDGLAERVRDVLDDDRVTAVLDNHGPETIEAALELGVPIERVNSIAVFGPEARGAQNVGGHAATNDDLAELADLLAENELVLPIDSIYPIERTVEAYARLEGGHVRGKIVIVTD; encoded by the coding sequence GTGCCGCGTTTCGTCCAGTTCGATGAGTTCGGCTCCCGCGACTACCTGCACGTGGTGGAGCGGGAGAGACCGTGGCCGGGTCCCGGCCAGGTGCTGGTCCGCGTGATGGCGGCCGGGCTCAATCCGATGGATGTGAAGGCGTACCGCGACGAGCGGGCCGCCGCGCACATGGGAGTGACGCTGCCGAGCGGGATCGGACAGGACTTCGCCGGGTTCGTCGAGGAGATCGGCGACGGCGTGACGCGGTTCGAGCTCGGTCAGGCCGTGCTCGGCACGGCGCCGTTCTCCTCCATCGCCGACTTCGTGGTGGTGCCGGAGGACGGGCAGGTGATCGCGAAACCCGATCCGCTGACGTTCGAGGCGGCTGGTTCGCTCGGCGTCGTCGGCCGGACGGCGTTCGCCACGGTGCGCGCTCTGGGCATCCGCGAGCGCGACACGGTGCTGGTGAGCGCTGCAGCGGGCGGGGTCGGCGTGCTCGCCGCCCAGCTGGTCGTCCGCGCGGGGGCGACGGTGATCGGCACGGCGAGCGAGGAGAACCACGAGTTCCTCGAGTCGCTCGGCGTCATCCCGGTGACCTACGGCGACGGTCTCGCCGAGCGCGTGCGCGACGTCCTCGACGACGACCGTGTGACCGCGGTGCTCGACAACCACGGCCCGGAGACGATCGAGGCGGCGCTGGAACTCGGTGTGCCGATCGAACGCGTCAACTCCATCGCGGTCTTCGGGCCGGAGGCGCGGGGAGCGCAGAACGTCGGCGGGCACGCCGCGACCAACGACGACCTCGCCGAGCTCGCCGACCTGCTCGCCGAGAACGAGCTGGTGCTGCCGATCGACTCGATCTACCCCATCGAACGCACGGTGGAGGCGTACGCGCGGCTCGAGGGCGGCCACGTGCGCGGCAAGATCGTCATCGTCACCGACTGA
- a CDS encoding 6-phosphofructokinase: MKIGILTSGGDCPGLNAVIRGAVLKGDRVYRSEFAGFRYGWRGVVDGDIMPLDRHSVRGLSRQGGTILGSSRTNPFEGDKGGPENIQRMMDENGIDAIIAIGGEGTLTAARRLTDAGLKIVGVPKTIDNDLAATDYSFGFDTAVEIATEAIDRLRTTAESHQRCMVVEVMGRHVGWIALHSGMAGGAHAILIPEQPQSIEQICEWVESVRDRGRAPVIVVSEGFHLDTMEEAHSHKGLDAFNRPRLGGIGEMLAPMIEERTGIESRATVLGHMQRGGVPSAYDRVLATRLGMAAVDAVYEGRWGSMVSLRGTDVVNVSIADATGGLKTVPPARYEEAALLFG, encoded by the coding sequence ATGAAGATCGGCATCCTCACCAGCGGCGGCGACTGCCCGGGCCTGAACGCGGTGATCCGCGGCGCGGTCCTGAAGGGCGACCGCGTGTACCGCTCCGAGTTCGCCGGCTTCCGTTACGGCTGGCGCGGTGTGGTCGACGGCGACATCATGCCGCTCGACCGGCACAGCGTCCGCGGCCTGTCCCGCCAGGGCGGCACCATCCTCGGCTCCAGCCGCACCAACCCGTTCGAGGGCGACAAGGGCGGCCCCGAGAACATCCAGCGGATGATGGATGAGAACGGCATCGACGCGATCATCGCCATCGGCGGAGAGGGCACCCTGACGGCCGCACGCCGTCTCACCGACGCCGGGCTCAAGATCGTCGGCGTCCCGAAGACCATCGACAACGACCTGGCCGCCACCGACTACTCGTTCGGCTTCGACACGGCCGTCGAGATCGCCACCGAGGCGATCGACCGCCTCCGCACCACCGCCGAGTCGCACCAGCGCTGCATGGTCGTCGAGGTCATGGGCCGTCACGTCGGCTGGATCGCCCTGCATTCGGGCATGGCGGGCGGCGCCCACGCCATCCTCATCCCGGAGCAGCCGCAGTCGATCGAGCAGATCTGCGAGTGGGTCGAGTCGGTCCGCGACCGCGGCCGTGCGCCCGTCATCGTCGTGTCGGAGGGCTTCCACCTCGACACGATGGAGGAGGCGCACTCGCACAAGGGACTGGACGCGTTCAACCGGCCGCGTCTCGGCGGCATCGGCGAGATGCTCGCCCCGATGATCGAGGAGCGCACCGGCATCGAGTCGCGGGCGACCGTGCTCGGCCACATGCAGCGCGGCGGCGTCCCGAGCGCGTACGACCGCGTCCTCGCCACCCGCCTCGGCATGGCGGCGGTGGATGCGGTGTACGAGGGTCGCTGGGGCTCCATGGTGTCGCTGCGCGGCACCGACGTCGTCAACGTCTCGATCGCCGACGCGACCGGCGGTCTGAAGACCGTGCCGCCCGCGCGCTACGAGGAGGCCGCGCTCCTCTTCGGCTGA
- a CDS encoding CYTH domain-containing protein: protein MPHHSQTEIERKYDVEAEAQHPQLVGVGTIAVQGEPERHELVATYFDTADLALAQHRTAVRVRRGGHDAGWHVKLPAEEGRTELHWDLTEGDEPPAELRHHLRELIGDEPLVPIARVTNERDSVLLQDAAGFEVAELTDDHVRSENLRTGATQEWREWEVELLSGAPDTRQRRNALLDEIEEHLLAAGARPSASSSKLQRALGL from the coding sequence ATGCCCCACCACTCCCAGACCGAGATCGAGCGCAAGTACGACGTCGAGGCCGAGGCACAGCATCCTCAGCTCGTCGGCGTCGGCACGATCGCGGTGCAGGGGGAGCCCGAGCGGCACGAACTCGTGGCCACCTATTTCGACACGGCCGATCTGGCGCTCGCGCAGCACAGGACCGCGGTCCGCGTGCGCCGTGGCGGCCACGACGCCGGCTGGCACGTCAAGCTGCCCGCCGAGGAGGGCCGCACCGAGCTGCACTGGGATCTCACGGAGGGCGACGAGCCGCCCGCCGAGCTGCGGCATCACCTGCGCGAGCTGATCGGCGACGAGCCGCTCGTCCCGATCGCCCGGGTCACGAACGAGCGCGACAGCGTCCTGCTGCAGGATGCCGCCGGCTTCGAGGTCGCCGAGCTCACCGACGACCATGTCCGGAGCGAGAACCTCCGGACCGGCGCGACGCAGGAGTGGCGCGAGTGGGAGGTGGAGCTCCTGAGCGGGGCCCCCGACACCCGTCAGCGCCGCAACGCCCTCCTCGACGAGATCGAGGAGCACCTGCTCGCGGCGGGAGCGCGGCCGTCGGCCAGCTCGTCCAAGCTGCAGCGCGCCCTCGGCCTCTGA
- a CDS encoding DUF3224 domain-containing protein yields the protein MTSETITARFDVTGWEPADLPGIDGDWVGAVVMRKTYTEGLVGESVAHFVSSGTEEGGRGYLAAERITGRLEDGRAGSFTVHHGALQHPGDSSAFGNIVPGTGTDDFADFRGAARIEHDDRGAFFVFELE from the coding sequence ATGACCTCAGAGACGATCACCGCCCGCTTCGACGTCACCGGCTGGGAGCCGGCCGACCTGCCGGGCATCGACGGCGACTGGGTGGGCGCCGTCGTCATGCGGAAGACCTACACCGAGGGACTGGTGGGCGAGTCCGTCGCGCACTTCGTCTCCTCCGGCACCGAGGAGGGCGGGCGCGGCTACCTCGCCGCCGAGCGGATCACCGGCCGGCTGGAGGACGGGAGGGCAGGCTCGTTCACCGTCCACCACGGCGCGCTGCAGCATCCCGGAGACAGCTCGGCCTTCGGGAACATCGTGCCGGGCACGGGGACGGACGACTTCGCCGACTTTCGGGGAGCGGCCAGGATCGAGCACGACGACCGCGGCGCGTTCTTCGTCTTCGAGCTGGAGTGA
- a CDS encoding DEAD/DEAH box helicase: MSRSGQRTSPTRPQQRKNRHANNDGLIPVLARKVREVEAKAADGKKLGPTNRTKFQVIAFLMREERARAKSDPDLSDAARAEQLKRLDGIATILAKTAARDTSLISLLESESPSTATAQKMRRDWLLESGTELSPDDLIITIERPVTKQDSVIPPELAEKQVVPPSVKARQLSNPFLAPDFSRLSASAPTPRRRLDSWELLGPLFKSFEYGAGGQAASMELPPAPLLDRYSPQGLELMHHQSRFIESVRLGHRSFLLADEPGLGKTAQSVLAASVAGAYPLLAVVPNVVKMNWAREVERWTPQRRATVIHGDGEGLDAFADIVIVNYEVLDRHLSWLSTLGFKGMVVDEAHFIKNLHSQRSRLVLGLADAIRSTTPDPLMIALTGTPLINDIDDFKAIWQFLGWIDGNKPTATLMEHLEETGLTPADFGFYAAAREAVIDMGIVRRRKLDVAADLPSRRVVDLPVELDDELGRSIRQAEKDLAARLVTRYQRAAAAGRPDGFEGDDEAHKKHLIRLVAQSELEDSKSAKSGENVFTMVRRIGQAKAGLASDYTAQLARSVGKVVFFAKHIDVMDAAEEAFAARDLKTISIRGDQSALSRQKEIDAFNNDPEVAVAVCSLTAAGVGLNLQAASNVVLAELSWTAAEQTQAIDRVHRIGQEEPVTAWRIIAAQTIDSKIAELIDAKQGLAARALDGSDVEVGSADSVQLDALIHLLTDALA; encoded by the coding sequence ATGTCTCGTTCCGGTCAGCGCACCAGCCCGACCAGGCCGCAGCAGCGGAAGAACCGGCACGCCAACAACGACGGACTCATCCCCGTCCTCGCCCGTAAGGTGCGCGAGGTCGAGGCGAAGGCCGCCGACGGCAAGAAGCTCGGGCCGACGAACCGCACCAAGTTCCAGGTGATCGCGTTCCTGATGCGCGAGGAGCGCGCCAGGGCGAAGTCCGACCCCGACCTCAGCGACGCCGCCCGTGCGGAGCAGCTCAAGCGCCTCGACGGCATCGCGACCATCCTGGCGAAGACGGCGGCGCGCGACACGTCCCTGATCTCGCTGCTCGAGAGCGAGTCGCCCTCGACGGCCACCGCGCAGAAGATGCGCCGTGACTGGCTCCTGGAGTCGGGAACCGAACTCTCGCCCGACGACCTGATCATCACGATCGAGCGCCCGGTCACCAAGCAGGACAGCGTCATCCCGCCGGAGCTGGCGGAGAAGCAGGTCGTCCCGCCGTCGGTGAAGGCGCGCCAGCTGTCCAACCCGTTCCTCGCGCCCGACTTCTCCCGCCTCAGCGCATCCGCGCCGACGCCGCGCCGCCGGCTCGACTCGTGGGAGCTGCTCGGTCCGCTGTTCAAGTCGTTCGAGTACGGCGCAGGAGGCCAGGCGGCCAGCATGGAGCTGCCGCCCGCCCCGCTGCTCGACCGCTACTCCCCGCAGGGACTCGAGCTGATGCACCACCAGTCGCGCTTCATCGAGAGCGTGCGCCTCGGCCACCGCAGTTTCCTGCTCGCGGATGAGCCGGGTCTCGGCAAGACGGCGCAGTCCGTGCTCGCCGCCTCGGTCGCCGGGGCGTATCCGCTGCTCGCCGTCGTGCCCAACGTCGTCAAGATGAACTGGGCGCGCGAGGTCGAGCGCTGGACTCCGCAGCGTCGCGCCACGGTCATCCACGGCGACGGCGAGGGCCTCGACGCCTTCGCGGACATCGTCATCGTCAACTACGAGGTGTTGGATCGGCACCTCTCCTGGCTGAGCACGCTCGGCTTCAAGGGGATGGTCGTCGACGAGGCGCACTTCATCAAGAACCTGCACTCGCAGCGTTCGCGCCTGGTGCTGGGGCTGGCCGACGCCATCCGCTCGACCACGCCCGACCCGCTGATGATCGCCCTGACCGGTACCCCGCTGATCAACGACATCGACGACTTCAAGGCGATCTGGCAGTTCCTCGGCTGGATCGACGGCAACAAGCCGACCGCCACCCTCATGGAGCACCTGGAGGAGACCGGGCTGACCCCCGCCGACTTCGGTTTCTACGCAGCCGCCCGCGAGGCCGTCATCGACATGGGCATCGTGCGCCGGCGCAAGCTCGACGTCGCGGCCGACCTGCCGAGCCGTCGCGTCGTGGACCTGCCGGTCGAGCTGGACGACGAACTCGGGCGTTCGATCCGCCAGGCGGAGAAGGACCTCGCCGCCCGGCTCGTCACGCGCTACCAGCGCGCGGCGGCCGCCGGTCGGCCGGACGGCTTCGAAGGCGACGACGAGGCGCACAAGAAGCACCTCATCCGGCTGGTCGCGCAGTCCGAACTGGAGGACTCGAAGTCGGCCAAGTCCGGCGAGAACGTCTTCACGATGGTCCGCCGGATCGGCCAGGCGAAGGCCGGCCTCGCGTCGGACTACACGGCCCAGCTCGCCCGCTCGGTCGGCAAGGTGGTGTTCTTCGCCAAGCACATCGACGTGATGGATGCGGCGGAGGAGGCCTTCGCGGCCCGCGACCTGAAGACGATCTCGATCCGCGGCGACCAGTCCGCGCTGTCACGGCAGAAGGAGATCGACGCGTTCAACAACGACCCGGAGGTCGCGGTCGCGGTCTGCTCGCTCACGGCGGCGGGCGTCGGCCTGAACCTCCAGGCCGCGTCGAACGTCGTGCTCGCCGAGCTGTCGTGGACGGCGGCGGAGCAGACGCAGGCGATCGACCGCGTTCACCGCATCGGTCAGGAGGAGCCGGTCACGGCGTGGCGGATCATCGCGGCGCAGACGATCGACTCGAAGATCGCCGAGCTCATCGACGCCAAGCAGGGACTCGCCGCGCGCGCCCTCGACGGCAGCGATGTCGAGGTCGGCTCGGCCGACTCCGTGCAGCTCGACGCCCTCATCCACCTGCTGACGGACGCCCTCGCCTGA
- a CDS encoding DUF6804 family protein produces MPAPHTPQQPAFNRAALVPGLLGAIVLLAGLALIGGDWYLYVRYAVSILALILCVFAGQARMWWWFAGLIPLAVVWNPVWPLPLGGVALQGLSIAGAVVFVAAAVTIKIPADTRR; encoded by the coding sequence ATGCCCGCACCTCACACTCCGCAGCAGCCCGCCTTCAACCGCGCCGCGCTGGTCCCCGGCCTGCTCGGAGCGATCGTGCTCCTCGCCGGTCTCGCCCTGATCGGCGGCGACTGGTACCTGTACGTGCGCTACGCGGTCAGCATCCTCGCGCTCATCCTCTGCGTCTTCGCCGGACAGGCGCGGATGTGGTGGTGGTTCGCGGGCCTCATCCCGCTCGCGGTGGTCTGGAATCCGGTCTGGCCGCTGCCGCTCGGCGGCGTCGCACTGCAGGGTCTGTCGATCGCGGGAGCCGTCGTGTTCGTCGCCGCGGCGGTCACGATCAAGATCCCCGCAGACACGCGTCGCTGA
- a CDS encoding RbsD/FucU domain-containing protein, whose protein sequence is MLKNLSPLLSGALLSALDAMHDGATLTLVGSGYPEDKITTPVVHLGDDVTTEAAAEAILSVFPLDQDDASPIVFLDLADEPYDVPDVAFAVNGIASDAELRRVPMTRLELEPFLELARNSSVTVRVGSDAPPCAFLFRRGVL, encoded by the coding sequence TTGCTGAAGAACCTCAGCCCGCTGCTGTCCGGTGCGCTCTTGAGCGCGCTCGACGCGATGCATGATGGCGCGACGCTTACCCTCGTCGGCAGCGGCTACCCGGAGGACAAGATAACAACGCCCGTCGTTCACCTCGGTGACGACGTCACGACTGAGGCCGCCGCCGAGGCGATCCTCTCCGTGTTCCCGCTCGACCAGGACGACGCATCGCCGATCGTGTTCCTCGATCTCGCTGACGAACCCTACGACGTACCCGACGTCGCGTTCGCAGTGAACGGGATCGCATCCGACGCCGAACTCCGTCGAGTCCCGATGACCCGCCTCGAGCTCGAACCGTTCCTCGAGCTCGCCCGAAACTCCAGCGTCACGGTCCGTGTCGGATCCGACGCCCCGCCCTGCGCATTCCTGTTCCGCCGCGGAGTGCTGTAA
- a CDS encoding metal-sensitive transcriptional regulator — protein MIADIKKRALHRTRILEGQLRGLEKMIENEDYCIDIITQSLAIQKSLGSLNKLLVENHLRTHVSEMFEEGGSARDDAIVELLKVYELSNNRG, from the coding sequence GTGATCGCAGACATCAAGAAACGGGCGCTGCACCGCACGCGCATCCTCGAAGGCCAGCTCCGGGGCCTCGAGAAGATGATCGAGAACGAGGACTACTGCATCGACATCATCACGCAGTCCCTCGCCATCCAGAAGTCGCTCGGCTCGCTCAACAAGCTGCTGGTCGAGAACCACCTCCGCACGCACGTCTCCGAGATGTTCGAGGAGGGCGGCAGCGCACGGGACGACGCGATCGTCGAGCTGCTCAAGGTGTACGAGCTCTCCAACAACCGCGGCTAG
- a CDS encoding O-acetyl-ADP-ribose deacetylase — MSDREELIHIVRGDITDETVDAIVNAANSSLLGGGGVDGAIHRRGGPTILEATRELRATTLPDGLPTGQAVATTAGDLAAKWVIHAVGPVWSSSEDRTPLLQNAYRSSLRVARELGARTVAFPAISAGVYGWPMDDAARIAISTVRAVLSSGVGSVEHVRFVLFSDEAFDAFREAAGE; from the coding sequence ATGAGTGACCGCGAAGAGCTCATCCACATCGTCCGCGGCGACATCACCGACGAGACCGTCGATGCGATCGTCAACGCCGCCAACAGCTCGCTCCTCGGCGGCGGAGGGGTCGACGGCGCCATCCACCGCCGCGGCGGGCCCACGATCCTGGAGGCCACGCGCGAGCTCCGCGCGACGACCCTCCCGGACGGCCTGCCCACCGGCCAGGCCGTCGCGACGACCGCGGGCGACCTCGCGGCGAAATGGGTCATCCACGCGGTCGGGCCGGTCTGGTCGAGCAGCGAGGACCGCACCCCTCTCTTGCAGAACGCCTACCGCTCGTCCCTCCGCGTCGCCCGCGAGCTCGGTGCCCGCACCGTCGCCTTCCCCGCGATCTCGGCCGGCGTCTACGGCTGGCCGATGGATGACGCTGCGCGCATCGCCATCAGTACCGTCCGCGCCGTGCTGTCCTCCGGCGTCGGCTCGGTCGAGCACGTGCGCTTCGTCCTGTTCTCCGACGAGGCGTTCGACGCGTTCCGGGAAGCGGCCGGCGAGTGA